In Humulus lupulus chromosome 7, drHumLupu1.1, whole genome shotgun sequence, the following are encoded in one genomic region:
- the LOC133790540 gene encoding ABC transporter B family member 4-like, with amino-acid sequence MAVENDLNSNTNGFVQVSEEETKEDDDKKTKTVAFHKLFSFADSIDVYLMIIGTLGAIGNGLCMPIMTILFGQLTDAFGNNSQNNKHTIVHDVSKVSLKFVYLAMGAGAAAFLQVACWMATGERQAARIRSLYLKTILRQDIAFFDKETNTGEIVGRMSGDTVLIQDAMGEKVGKFIQLVSTFSGGIVIALIRGWLLTLVLASIIPLLVAAGAVISIVISKMASRGQTAYAKAANVVDQTISSIRTVASFTGEAQAISNYKKFLVNAYRSGVHEGLVAGFGLGMFKLVMLCSYALAAWYGAKLILEKGYTGGAVVNVIIAVLTGSMSLGQASPCISAFAAGRAAAFKMFETIERKPEIDAYDTKGIALDDICGDIELREVYFSYPTRLNDQILDGFSLSIPNGTSVAVVGQSGSGKSTVISLIERFYDPQAGEILIDGINLKDFQQKWIRGKIGLVSQEPVLFSCSILDNILYGKDGASMEEIKAAVKLANASTFIDKLPQGLETMVGEHGTQLSGGQKQRIAIARALVKGPRILLLDEATSALDVESEKIVQEALDQIMLNRTTVIVAHRLSTIKNADQIAVIHKGKIIEKGLHSELIMEPNGAYSHLIQLQNVNSIDNSGLSNMLTKKTSLERSISQGSSGAGNSSRHSFNVSFGFPTGLDVVENSTPEPVLELNPATGPPPKVPIYRLALLNKPEIQVILLGTLAAIANGVMRPMLGLIISSSIKTLYEPPEELKKDSKFWALMYAILGLASLLVIPTSSCLFAVAGCKLIQRIRLMCFKKVVYMEIGWFDESENSSGMIGARLSTNAASVRALVGDTLAQVVQNLASAVAGLLIAFLACWRLAFIVLVLFPLIGVTGYFQLKFMQGFSSDAKNMYEEASQIAKDAVGSIRIVASFCAEEKTMKLYKKKCEGPVKTGIKQSLISGIGFGLSFVLMFCVYATSFYAGAHFVADGKASMSGVFRVFFALTLAAMAISQSSSLLPDSTKANTAAASVFAIIDRNSKIDSSDESGMILDNVMGEIELHNVSFRYPSRPDVHIFQDLCLTIHSGKRVALVGESGSGKSTIISLLQRFYDPCSGCIRLDGIEIQKLKLKWLRQQMGVVSQEPVLFNDTIRANIAYGKEGTATEAEILAAAELANAHIFISALQKGYDSMVGERGVQLSGGQKQRVAIARAMMKSPKILLLDEATSALDSESERSVQDALDRAMVGRTTVIVAHRLSTIKNANTIAVLKHGIIIEKGNHHTLMNINHGFYASLMALHLNTS; translated from the exons ATGGCAGTGGAGAATGACTTGAATAGCAATACAAATGGGTTTGTTCAAGTCTCTGAGGAAGAGACTAAAGAAGATGATGATAAGAAAACCAAAACTGTGGCGTTTCACAAGCTGTTCTCATTTGCAGACTCCATAGATGTTTACTTGATGATAATAGGCACTTTAGGTGCCATAGGAAACGGTTTGTGCATGCCCATAATGACGATTCTGTTTGGTCAATTGACTGATGCTTTTGGAAATAATAGCCAAAACAACAAACACACTATTGTTCATGATGTTTCCAAG GTTTCTCTTAAATTTGTTTACTTGGCAATGGGAGCTGGGGCTGCAGCATTCCTCC AGGTGGCTTGTTGGATGGCCACAGGGGAGAGACAAGCTGCCAGAATAAGGAGTTTGTACCTGAAAACTATATTGAGACAAGATATAGCTTTCTTTGATAAGGAGACGAACACCGGCGAAATTGTTGGGAGAATGTCTGGTGACACTGTTTTGATCCAAGATGCAATGGGAGAGAAG GTAGGGAAGTTTATACAGCTTGTATCGACATTCTCTGGAGGAATTGTGATTGCTTTGATTAGAGGGTGGCTTCTAACTCTAGTCTTGGCATCCATTATTCCACTTCTTGTTGCAGCAGGCGCTGTTATCTCTATCGTCATCTCTAAAATGGCATCTCGTGGACAAACTGCTTATGCCAAAGCAGCAAACGTAGTTGATCAAACAATCAGCTCAATAAGAACT GTTGCATCATTTACAGGAGAAGCGCAAGCTATTTCCAATTACAAGAAGTTTCTTGTGAATGCTTACAGATCAGGTGTTCATGAAGGCTTGGTTGCTGGATTTGGCCTTGGCATGTTCAAGCTAGTCATGTTATGCAGTTATGCTTTGGCTGCATGGTATGGTGCAAAGCTGATATTGGAGAAAGGCTACACTGGTGGTGCGGTAGTGAATGTGATTATTGCTGTGTTGACTGGTTCTAT GTCTTTAGGACAGGCTTCTCCCTGCATAAGTGCATTTGCTGCTGGTCGAGCTGCAGCCTTTAAGATGTTTGAAACAATCGAAAGGAAGCCAGAGATAGACGCTTATGACACAAAAGGAATTGCATTGGATGACATTTGTGGAGACATAGAACTAAGAGAAGTTTATTTTAGTTATCCAACAAGATTGAATGATCAAATTCTTGATGGATTCAGTCTCAGTATCCCTAATGGAACAAGTGTAGCTGTGGTTGGTCAAAGTGGGAGCGGAAAGTCAACGGTGATTAGTCTGATAGAGAGATTCTATGATCCACAGGCTGGTGAGATTCTAATAGATGGCATCAATCTCAAAGACTTTCAGCAGAAATGGATAAGGGGGAAGATTGGTCTTGTAAGCCAAGAACCAGTTTTGTTTTCATGTAGTATTCTTGATAACATCTTGTATGGAAAGGATGGTGCTTCTATGGAAGAGATTAAAGCTGCTGTCAAACTTGCTAATGCTTCTACTTTTATAGATAAATTGCCTCAG GGACTGGAAACCATGGTTGGTGAGCATGGAACTCAGCTTTCTGGTGGACAAAAGCAAAGGATTGCCATAGCAAGAGCGCTTGTTAAAGGTCCAAGGATATTACTTCTAGATGAAGCCACTAGTGCCCTTGATGTAGAGTCTGAGAAGATAGTGCAAGAGGCATTAGATCAAATAATGCTGAACAGAACTACTGTGATTGTTGCCCATCGTTTGAGCACAATAAAGAATGCTGATCAAATCGCGGTCATTCATAAAGGAAAGATCATTGAAAAAG GGCTGCACTCAGAACTAATCATGGAACCTAATGGGGCATACTCTCACCTTATTCAATTACAAAATGTAAACTCAATTGATAACAGCGGATTATCTAACATGTTAACCAAAAAGACATCATTGGAACGGTCAATAAGTCAAGGATCATCCGGAGCAGGAAACAGCAGTCGCCACTCTTTCAATGTGTCATTTGGTTTTCCCACAGGACTAGATGTAGTAGAAAATTCAACACCAGAACCAGTCTTAGAACTAAATCCAGCAACTGGACCACCTCCAAAAGTTCCAATTTATCGCCTTGCTCTTCTCAACAAGCCAGAGATTCAAGTGATTCTGCTTGGAACACTAGCTGCAATAGCCAATGGTGTCATGCGTCCAATGCTTGGTTTAATCATCTCTAGTTCAATAAAAACTTTATACGAACCGCCTGAGGAACTAAAAAAGGATTCCAAATTTTGGGCACTCATGTATGCAATCCTTGGCCTTGCATCACTGCTGGTCATTCCAACAAGTTCATGCCTTTTTGCTGTGGCAGGCTGCAAGTTAATCCAACGTATCAGATTGATGTGTTTCAAGAAAGTGGTGTACATGGAGATTGGGTGGTTCGATGAATCTGAGAACTCGAGTGGCATGATTGGTGCAAGGCTTTCGACCAATGCAGCCTCAGTGAGGGCCTTAGTTGGAGACACACTTGCTCAAGTTGTTCAAAACCTTGCATCTGCAGTGGCCGGATTGCTCATTGCTTTCCTCGCATGTTGGAGACTAGCTTTTATTGTCCTCGTGTTGTTCCCACTTATTGGAGTGACTGGATATTTTCAACTGAAGTTCATGCAAGGATTTAGCTCAGATGCAAAG AATATGTACGAAGAAGCAAGTCAGATAGCTAAGGATGCAGTTGGCAGCATAAGAATAGTGGCATCTTTTTGTGCAGAAGAGAAAACTATGAAACTATACAAGAAGAAATGTGAAGGTCCTGTGAAAACTGGGATAAAGCAAAGCTTGATCAGTGGAATAGGATTTGGTTTGTCTTTCGTCTTGATGTTTTGTGTCTATGCAACTAGTTTCTATGCAGGAGCACACTTTGTTGCAGATGGAAAGGCATCAATGTCGGGAGTTTTTCGA GTTTTCTTTGCTCTTACCTTGGCTGCAATGGCAATATCTCAATCAAGCTCCTTACTTCCTGATTCTACCAAAGCCAACACTGCTGCAGCTTCAGTATTCGCCATAATAGACCGCAACTCAAAAATCGATTCCAGTGATGAGTCTGGAATGATATTGGATAATGTAATGGGAGAAATTGAGCTTCATAATGTGAGCTTCAGGTATCCATCTAGACCAGATGTTCATATTTTTCAAGACCTCTGTTTAACCATTCATTCAGGGAAG AGAGTTGCTTTGGTTGGAGAAAGTGGGAGTGGGAAATCTACTATAATATCTTTGTTGCAAAGGTTTTATGATCCTTGTTCAGGGTGTATTAGACTTGATGGTATTGAAATTCAGAAGCTGAAACTCAAGTGGTTGAGGCAGCAAATGGGAGTAGTGAGTCAAGAACCAGTTTTGTTCAATGACACAATTCGTGCCAACATTGCTTATGGAAAAGAAGGAACTGCAACTGAGGCAGAAATCTTGGCTGCAGCAGAGTTGGCCAATGCCCACATATTCATTAGTGCATTACAAAAG ggtTATGATAGCATGGTGGGAGAAAGAGGAGTACAATTGTCAGGTGGGCAGAAGCAAAGGGTAGCCATCGCACGTGCAATGATGAAAAGCCCAAAGATATTACTATTGGACGAGGCCACCAGTGCACTAGATAGTGAATCCGAAAGATCAGTCCAAGATGCATTGGACCGGGCCATGGTGGGCCGGACCACAGTCATTGTGGCCCATAGGCTGTCCACAATCAAGAACGCTAATACAATTGCAGTCCTTAAACATGGGATTATCATTGAGAAAGGGAACCACCACACTTTGATGAATATCAACCATGGATTCTATGCCTCTTTAATGGCTCTTCACTTAAATACTTCTTAG
- the LOC133791307 gene encoding auxin efflux carrier component 5-like gives MIEWEDVYKVVEAMAPLYVALILGYGSVKWWKIFSPEQGGAINRFACFFTLPLYTFDFTAHVDPFQWNYRFIGADAISKTIIVVVLAFWAKLSSKDDSHAVAWSITSYSLSTLTNSLVVGVPLMKAMYGQIGVDIVVQSSVVQSIIWMTLLFVKLCEIEKYLRLEIDRKIERKADQDSRRKVLLNHGIHGGLTSKKKQN, from the exons ATGATAGAGTGGGAAGATGTTTACAAGGTGGTGGAAGCCATGGCTCCACTGTACGTGGCCTTAATATTAGGTTATGGCTCTGTGAAATGGTGGAAGATTTTCAGCCCAGAGCAAGGTGGTGCTATAAATCGTTTCGCTTGTTTCTTCACTCTTCCTCTCTACACTTTCGACTTCACAGCCCACGTCGACCCTTTCCAGTGGAACTACCGCTTCATAGGCGCCGACGCTATATCGAAGACGATCATCGTGGTGGTGTTGGCCTTCTGGGCCAAGTTGAGTAGCAAAGACGACAGCCATGCAGTTGCTTGGTCCATAACAAGCTACTCTTTGTCCACTCTCACCAATTCTCTTGTCGTTGGAGTGCCTCTGATGAAAGCCATGTACGGTCAGATAGGCGTTGATATTGTCGTTCAGTCTTCGGTCGTACAATCCATCATTTGGATGACCCTTCTTTTTGTGAAGT TATGTGAGATAGAGAAATATCTGAGACTAGAGATTGATAGAAAGATAGAGAGAAAAGCTGACCAAGATTCAAGAAGAAAGGTGCTACTTAACCATGGCATTCATGGTGGATTGACAAGCAAGAAGAAA CAAAACTGA
- the LOC133791306 gene encoding uncharacterized protein LOC133791306: MIITFRILIFFFFSLLSPRNPFFFSLFLLFSFICFLSKPITATTSWTTAGVPFPTRAGAAASLIGDDKNPKVWWPSEQGRAYTATPKFRRRNFEVTFRPTPTTVRRVGGTVGISVVRGSSPTKSFRSTHHFSPVRFWVSSPLWKHFPATPEVIWAKELYFRDVLIGMIILIYAMHIFVDVSGTATNRYCAPLGSLVTRTWK; encoded by the exons TactcatttttttcttcttttccctTCTCTCTCCCCGAAACCCCTTCTTCTTctccctttttcttttattttctttcatttgtttTCTCTCCAAACCAATCACGGCCACAACCAGTTGGACCACCGCCGGAGTGCCATTTCCGACACGCGCCGGAGCTGCAGCTTCCCTAATCGGCGATGACAAAAACCCCAAAGTTTGGTGGCCATCGGAGCAAGGACGCGCCTATACAGCCACTCCGAAGTTTCGCCGTCGAAACTTTGAGGTGACTTTCCGGCCAACTCCGACCACCGTTCGGCGAGTGGGTGGTACCGTTGGAATCAGCGTCGTGAGAGGATCGTCGCCCACTAAGTCATTTCGGTCAACTCACCATTTTTCTCCggtgagattttgggtatcttcgcccctttggaagcattttccggcgacaccggaggtcatttgggcgaaggagctgtactttcgtgatgtactcatcgggatgatcattttgatatatgccatgcatatattcgttgacgtttccggtaccgccaccaaccgctattgtgcaccgcttgg gagcctagtgacgcgaacgtggaaatga